One part of the Salinimonas iocasae genome encodes these proteins:
- the neuB gene encoding N-acetylneuraminate synthase, translating into MTLIIAEAGVNHNGSEDLAFKLVDVACAAGADVVKFQTFKAEKLVTAQARQADYQVHNTQREESQLSMLSRLELSYESHHKLMSYCHQSGIEFLSTAFDLTSLHFLVNELGLSRLKIPSGELTNAPLVLEYARAGCQLILSTGMASEAEIEAALGVIAYGLTADTTSKPSRQAFDDAYHSMAGQKALKNSVTLLHCTTEYPAPFDEINLRAMDTMKSKFGLATGYSDHSSGISVPIAAVARGAVVIEKHFTLDKNMDGPDHKASLDPTELSQMVKSIREVEQALGSHQKSPTPSELKNKDIARKSVVAAREVPKGEVFSAADLTTMRPGSGVSPYQYWEMLGRRALRHYRAGDLIVEE; encoded by the coding sequence GTGACATTGATAATTGCTGAAGCTGGCGTGAATCACAATGGTAGTGAAGATTTAGCATTTAAGCTTGTCGACGTCGCCTGTGCAGCAGGCGCTGACGTGGTCAAGTTCCAAACCTTCAAAGCGGAAAAGCTGGTTACAGCCCAGGCCAGACAAGCGGATTATCAGGTGCACAATACCCAGCGTGAGGAATCACAGTTGTCGATGTTGTCGCGCCTGGAGCTTTCTTATGAAAGTCATCACAAGCTGATGTCTTACTGCCATCAGTCTGGAATTGAGTTTTTATCAACCGCATTCGATCTGACAAGCCTTCATTTTTTAGTTAACGAGCTTGGATTGTCGCGACTTAAAATTCCTTCTGGCGAGCTGACTAATGCTCCGTTAGTTTTGGAGTACGCCCGCGCCGGTTGCCAGCTTATTCTGTCGACCGGAATGGCATCGGAAGCAGAAATTGAGGCTGCCCTTGGCGTCATTGCCTATGGGCTGACAGCCGATACCACGTCTAAACCGTCAAGACAGGCATTTGATGACGCTTATCATTCCATGGCAGGACAAAAAGCACTGAAAAACAGCGTCACCTTGCTGCACTGTACAACGGAGTATCCCGCTCCGTTTGACGAGATAAACTTAAGAGCCATGGATACGATGAAAAGTAAATTCGGGCTTGCTACCGGATATTCTGATCATAGCTCAGGTATATCTGTGCCAATTGCAGCGGTTGCCAGAGGCGCCGTGGTAATAGAAAAGCATTTTACGCTGGATAAAAATATGGACGGGCCGGATCACAAGGCGTCACTGGATCCCACTGAATTATCGCAGATGGTCAAGTCTATTCGTGAAGTAGAGCAGGCTTTGGGCTCTCACCAAAAATCTCCTACACCGTCTGAACTGAAAAACAAAGATATCGCCAGAAAAAGTGTAGTGGCTGCACGTGAGGTTCCCAAAGGAGAAGTATTCAGCGCAGCGGATCTGACAACCATGAGGCCTGGTAGCGGCGTTTCTCCTTATCAGTATTGGGAGATGCTGGGGCGACGTGCGTTGCGGCATTATCGGGCGGGGGACCTAATCGTTGAAGAATAA
- a CDS encoding LegC family aminotransferase, with amino-acid sequence MSKMINEFIRDLYKTNEFIPLHAPTFDSTEKAFLLDTIDSTFVSSVGKYVDEFEKRVANYTGATRAVATTNGTAALHTSLHLADIKAGDLVITQALTFVATCNALFHLGAEPVFVDVSANTLGLCPNAVDDFLEQHAVLSEQGCIHQKSGRRIKAALPVHTFGHPVELDALISVCEKWGITLIEDAAESLGSFYKGQHTGTFGLFGAISFNGNKIITTGGGGMVLCNDAALGDRIKYITTTAKVPHPYEFYHDEAGFNYRMPNLNAALGCAQIEKLDTFIKSKRELAANYKAFFYNSIFRFVDEPAHAKSNFWLNAVLCPDQETRDKVLAETNGDGVMTRPVWRLMHRLPMYKNALRGSLPNAEYFEAHLINLPSSPVSV; translated from the coding sequence ATGAGCAAAATGATTAATGAATTTATTCGGGATTTGTACAAAACCAATGAATTCATTCCTTTACACGCGCCAACGTTTGATAGCACGGAAAAGGCGTTTTTGTTGGATACCATCGACAGCACGTTTGTTTCCAGTGTCGGCAAGTATGTTGATGAGTTTGAAAAACGGGTGGCCAACTATACCGGCGCTACCAGAGCGGTTGCCACAACAAATGGTACGGCGGCCTTACACACAAGTCTGCATCTGGCTGATATAAAAGCCGGTGATCTTGTCATTACTCAGGCCCTCACCTTTGTGGCAACCTGTAATGCATTATTTCATCTTGGGGCGGAACCTGTTTTCGTCGATGTATCTGCCAATACGCTGGGTCTGTGCCCGAACGCGGTTGACGATTTTCTTGAACAGCATGCAGTATTAAGTGAACAGGGCTGTATTCATCAAAAGTCCGGTAGACGTATTAAAGCCGCGCTGCCTGTGCATACCTTCGGCCATCCTGTGGAGTTGGACGCGCTTATCAGCGTATGTGAAAAGTGGGGTATCACTCTGATAGAAGATGCCGCCGAAAGCCTGGGCTCTTTTTATAAAGGACAGCATACCGGAACATTCGGTCTGTTCGGTGCGATAAGTTTTAACGGCAATAAGATTATTACGACCGGCGGAGGCGGTATGGTGCTTTGCAATGATGCTGCCCTTGGCGATCGGATAAAGTATATTACTACCACCGCGAAAGTGCCGCACCCCTATGAGTTTTACCATGATGAAGCGGGCTTTAATTACAGAATGCCGAATTTGAACGCGGCACTGGGGTGTGCCCAAATCGAAAAGCTGGACACCTTCATTAAAAGCAAGAGAGAGTTGGCCGCAAATTACAAAGCATTTTTCTACAACTCAATCTTCAGGTTCGTCGATGAACCAGCGCACGCAAAATCTAATTTTTGGCTAAATGCGGTCCTGTGCCCTGACCAGGAAACACGTGATAAAGTATTGGCTGAAACCAACGGTGATGGGGTAATGACCAGGCCGGTATGGCGACTGATGCACAGGTTACCTATGTATAAAAATGCTTTACGGGGCAGCTTGCCCAATGCTGAGTATTTTGAGGCTCACCTGATCAATCTGCCCAGCTCGCCAGTTTCTGTCTGA
- a CDS encoding acetyltransferase, protein MKNNTGLPIILIGGGGHARVLADILLQQDKQIAAVVSPEPLMESPLFDGINHLSSDEDVRRYAPDEVLLVNAIGMLPGADSRKKVCEYFLAQGYTFESVIAPTATVSAYATIKQGAQIMSGAIIQAGAVIGEQTIVNTQAVIEHDCQIGSRNHIAPGSTVCGEVTTGNDVFVGAGATIINGMTIGSNAIIGAGTCITRAVDDGKTVRR, encoded by the coding sequence TTGAAGAATAATACGGGCCTGCCGATAATATTAATTGGAGGCGGTGGGCATGCCCGGGTTCTGGCAGATATTTTATTGCAGCAGGATAAGCAAATAGCTGCTGTGGTCAGCCCTGAACCACTAATGGAAAGTCCGCTATTTGATGGTATTAACCATCTCAGTAGCGATGAGGATGTCCGACGCTATGCGCCTGACGAGGTCTTATTGGTCAATGCTATCGGGATGCTTCCGGGCGCAGACAGCAGAAAGAAAGTTTGTGAGTATTTTCTGGCACAAGGGTATACCTTTGAATCGGTCATTGCACCGACTGCTACGGTCTCTGCTTATGCAACAATAAAACAAGGTGCACAAATAATGTCGGGCGCGATCATTCAGGCTGGTGCGGTTATTGGCGAGCAGACAATCGTTAATACCCAGGCTGTCATAGAGCACGATTGCCAAATTGGTTCACGCAATCATATTGCTCCTGGCTCGACTGTTTGTGGTGAAGTAACAACAGGTAACGACGTTTTCGTCGGCGCTGGAGCTACGATAATTAATGGCATGACCATCGGCTCGAATGCCATTATTGGCGCAGGCACATGTATAACGCGCGCCGTCGACGATGGGAAAACAGTTCGTCGCTAA
- the neuC gene encoding UDP-N-acetylglucosamine 2-epimerase, with protein MDIKKVTVFTGTRADYGLLYWLMKNIQNDPALKLQLLVSGSHLSEEFGNTYQQIEKDGFFIDEKIEILLSSNSASAVAKSIGLGVLGFTDALVRLKPDIIVILGDRYEALAAAQTAMILGIPVLHLHGGEISEGAYDDNIRHAITKLSYLHGVSTEEYRQRVIQLGEAPERVINVGALGLDHLTKSTLLSPEKLSASLGFELARPYVVVTYHPVTSGDEDPEQTFSALLNALDDYPYLQVILTYPNADNGGRKIIPLLAAYGEKAPDRVLTIPSLGHIRYLSAVKHCSAVIGNSSSGIIEVPSLDVPTVNIGVRQKGRLAAKSVIHCDADERAISEAVGVALDRRYKAAGENITNPYGQGDSSENVLQIIKRFSGPPFKKFFNLKVDDSDIDNC; from the coding sequence ATGGATATAAAAAAAGTCACCGTTTTTACCGGTACCCGAGCAGACTACGGATTGCTGTATTGGCTGATGAAGAACATTCAGAACGACCCCGCTCTGAAGTTACAACTGCTGGTAAGCGGTTCTCACCTGAGTGAAGAGTTTGGCAATACCTATCAACAAATTGAGAAAGACGGATTTTTTATCGATGAAAAGATTGAGATTCTACTTTCATCGAATTCAGCGTCGGCGGTAGCCAAAAGTATTGGCTTGGGTGTACTGGGCTTCACCGATGCATTAGTCAGACTCAAGCCAGATATTATCGTTATTTTGGGGGATCGCTACGAGGCACTTGCCGCCGCACAGACTGCCATGATTCTAGGCATTCCGGTACTCCACCTACACGGTGGGGAAATATCAGAAGGTGCTTATGATGACAATATCAGGCACGCGATAACAAAGCTAAGTTATCTGCACGGTGTCTCAACCGAAGAATACAGACAACGGGTCATTCAGTTGGGGGAAGCGCCGGAGCGGGTCATTAACGTGGGCGCATTGGGGCTGGATCACTTAACCAAGTCGACTCTTTTATCACCAGAAAAGCTTAGTGCATCGCTGGGCTTCGAGCTTGCCCGGCCTTACGTTGTTGTAACCTATCATCCTGTTACATCTGGCGATGAGGATCCGGAACAAACTTTCAGCGCGTTGTTGAATGCTTTGGACGACTATCCTTACTTGCAGGTGATTCTGACCTATCCGAACGCCGATAATGGGGGCAGAAAAATTATTCCACTGCTTGCAGCATATGGCGAGAAAGCGCCTGACCGTGTGCTCACTATTCCATCGCTCGGGCACATACGATATTTAAGCGCTGTAAAACATTGTTCTGCAGTGATTGGAAACTCATCAAGTGGCATTATTGAGGTGCCTTCCCTTGATGTTCCGACTGTTAATATTGGTGTTCGCCAAAAAGGACGCCTGGCAGCCAAAAGCGTTATTCATTGTGATGCAGATGAGCGTGCAATTAGTGAGGCGGTGGGGGTTGCTTTAGACAGACGCTATAAAGCTGCTGGCGAGAATATTACCAACCCCTATGGCCAGGGCGATAGTAGTGAAAACGTCCTGCAAATCATCAAACGTTTTTCCGGGCCACCATTCAAAAAATTTTTCAATCTAAAGGTAGATGACAGTGACATTGATAATTGCTGA
- the fliD gene encoding flagellar filament capping protein FliD codes for MATITNAGVGSGIDLESIISSTLQATNQPKLQKFAKRESELSVELTGIGGIKSVMSKLQDIFEELSDPDKFNQRAATVRQPDTSGSLGDLVSVKADETATTGSFDISVLQLAQGSRAQTDTSNPANTFTSADEVVATSASTLTFSAGTNSFDIDIDAGATLEDIRQAINDASGSFGVSANIINTGSESLLVIESSEAGSGNDLVITNNNSELDRLSTVANGGGAGGLAIAPENVAQDAIIEVDGIQITNDGNVFSDAVQGLTITAKRPSENGEIANADIAFDREGVTEKIDSFVNAFNNTIDMINQQSASVKAPLFGDATVRAIKDQLTNALTTQISDAGDFQTIFDIGLSLNQNGKLEKDNVVRSVNEALDSGFSDVGKLFTNAGGLAETFGNILDSYVDSGGILKQRQDYLNIQKDDLEDDRSDHQYRMQQLETSLRNKYASLDTLIASMRSAGSYLMGQLDSLPGFVREK; via the coding sequence ATGGCAACAATCACTAATGCTGGCGTAGGGTCTGGAATAGACCTCGAATCCATTATTTCTTCGACTCTGCAAGCCACTAATCAACCCAAATTACAAAAGTTTGCCAAGCGCGAGTCTGAATTGTCCGTTGAGCTTACCGGCATTGGCGGCATCAAGTCCGTGATGAGTAAGCTGCAAGATATTTTTGAAGAGCTATCAGATCCTGATAAATTCAATCAGCGTGCGGCAACCGTTCGCCAACCTGACACGTCCGGCTCATTAGGTGATCTTGTTTCGGTAAAAGCGGATGAAACCGCTACAACCGGCTCATTTGATATCAGTGTTTTGCAACTGGCGCAGGGCAGCCGCGCTCAGACTGATACATCTAACCCCGCCAATACATTCACTTCGGCAGATGAAGTGGTAGCAACAAGCGCCAGTACTTTGACGTTTTCAGCCGGTACAAATTCCTTTGATATTGATATCGATGCGGGTGCGACTCTGGAAGATATTCGTCAGGCCATCAATGACGCCAGTGGTTCTTTTGGTGTTTCAGCCAATATTATAAACACAGGCTCTGAAAGCCTGCTGGTCATCGAGTCATCGGAAGCGGGCTCGGGTAACGATCTTGTCATAACCAACAATAATTCTGAACTCGATCGCTTGTCTACCGTCGCAAATGGTGGCGGTGCTGGTGGTCTGGCTATTGCACCTGAAAATGTAGCACAGGATGCAATTATAGAAGTCGATGGAATTCAAATAACCAACGATGGTAACGTTTTCAGCGATGCCGTGCAAGGACTGACGATCACTGCCAAAAGACCCAGTGAGAATGGCGAAATTGCTAACGCGGATATCGCCTTTGACCGCGAAGGGGTGACAGAAAAAATCGATAGCTTCGTAAATGCCTTCAATAATACGATTGATATGATTAATCAGCAATCTGCATCGGTAAAGGCTCCCCTTTTTGGCGATGCCACAGTCAGGGCAATTAAAGATCAGCTTACTAACGCATTAACCACCCAAATCAGTGATGCTGGAGATTTCCAGACTATTTTTGATATTGGTTTATCACTGAACCAGAATGGTAAGCTCGAAAAAGATAATGTGGTTCGCAGTGTTAATGAAGCACTTGACAGCGGCTTTTCTGATGTCGGCAAGCTTTTCACCAATGCGGGTGGTCTTGCTGAGACCTTTGGTAACATTCTTGATAGCTATGTTGACAGTGGCGGGATCCTTAAACAGCGTCAGGACTACCTCAATATTCAAAAAGATGATTTAGAAGATGATCGCAGTGACCATCAATACAGGATGCAGCAACTTGAAACCAGCCTGCGCAACAAATATGCTTCGCTGGATACACTGATAGCGTCAATGCGTAGCGCCGGTAGTTATCTGATGGGACAACTGGACTCTTTACCAGGTTTCGTCAGGGAAAAGTAA
- a CDS encoding motility associated factor glycosyltransferase family protein, with protein sequence MDNLQASLLELEQKLRVAQDYQARQTKFAKDSEQRFQNNLAAFKTYYPELFKQISNFTPRQDFNVFASPSGDGNFVPRDATVPLYGDDPYQQSRRQVSKNTAKASFGRSLLYRGIDDTIKADKRLHIRHMAKLAKTLIDIVPEDEPLLESLPVHYPTCIMFGVGLGYALTALLESHTFDYIFVCEPDFEMFYASLFCTDWEVIFKKADEGSGCVFLHIGVTYDVFFEQVQQVYNDVGAFSLISSFCYQHTPGKQNNALIKAFFDHFHQIQLGYGFYNDAVTGLAHSIENFNDNQCPAFVGVKDKQKFKHLTAYVVANGPSVDEAIDVIRENRDNIILFAAGTALPTLTKLGIKPDFHVLVERPKVTYDILLETNKRETLKDLNLLAVDVMYSEVPSLYQWAGLGLKGPEAATVFSQLEYFKQHQQNIPELPFAGPLVANTALSFATMMGFGEIYMFGVDNGYPVDGSTHSSHSVYRDPAFKQKLVAETNAPFELEGNLGGHVKATSLLVQSKQQLEYLVKTSPHTQFYNVGHGAKITGAEPLQADDILCIPLKHNKQSIIEEIKSSFFRPFDIEKPEESVGIAEFVSLCDYLLEIGQRPYATRKEASDLLRAQARVVFAYRGRRYGHLFHVIKGTLLYFHGPMISLLYLYADEEKTLNWFAQALEVWAACIEAMKNDYRHAWSRRCDHSFEQHNKIRGLNESS encoded by the coding sequence ATGGATAATCTACAGGCTTCACTGTTGGAACTTGAACAAAAACTTAGGGTAGCGCAGGATTACCAGGCGCGCCAGACCAAGTTTGCCAAAGATTCTGAGCAGCGTTTTCAAAATAATCTGGCGGCGTTTAAAACATATTACCCTGAGCTTTTTAAACAAATTTCGAATTTTACACCGCGTCAGGATTTCAATGTATTTGCCAGCCCATCCGGCGATGGCAATTTTGTGCCGCGTGATGCCACGGTGCCGCTTTATGGTGACGACCCGTATCAGCAATCGCGGCGTCAGGTCTCAAAAAACACAGCCAAAGCTAGTTTTGGCCGTTCGCTATTATATCGAGGGATTGACGACACAATAAAAGCGGATAAGCGTCTACATATACGTCATATGGCGAAACTGGCGAAGACACTCATCGATATTGTCCCCGAGGATGAACCGCTGCTGGAATCTCTGCCTGTACATTATCCAACATGTATCATGTTTGGTGTCGGATTGGGTTACGCACTCACAGCATTACTGGAATCCCATACCTTCGACTACATTTTTGTATGCGAACCGGATTTTGAGATGTTTTACGCCAGTCTTTTTTGTACTGACTGGGAAGTTATCTTCAAGAAAGCCGATGAAGGAAGCGGTTGCGTTTTTCTGCATATCGGTGTCACTTATGATGTATTTTTTGAGCAAGTGCAACAAGTCTATAATGATGTTGGTGCTTTTTCACTGATCAGTAGTTTTTGTTATCAGCATACACCGGGGAAGCAAAATAATGCGTTGATCAAAGCATTTTTTGATCACTTTCATCAGATTCAGCTTGGGTATGGCTTTTATAACGATGCGGTAACAGGGCTAGCTCACAGTATCGAAAATTTTAATGATAACCAGTGTCCGGCATTTGTTGGCGTCAAAGATAAACAAAAATTTAAACACTTAACAGCTTACGTGGTTGCTAATGGTCCCTCTGTGGATGAGGCTATCGATGTTATTCGGGAAAACCGCGACAATATTATTTTGTTTGCTGCGGGTACAGCGTTACCGACATTAACAAAGCTGGGTATAAAACCAGACTTTCATGTGCTTGTAGAACGCCCTAAAGTCACCTATGACATATTGCTGGAAACCAATAAGCGGGAAACCCTTAAGGATTTGAACCTGCTAGCCGTGGATGTGATGTACTCTGAAGTCCCCTCGCTGTATCAATGGGCGGGATTGGGTTTAAAAGGTCCCGAAGCGGCTACCGTATTTTCACAGCTTGAATATTTTAAGCAGCATCAACAAAATATTCCCGAATTACCTTTCGCCGGGCCTTTGGTGGCTAATACAGCCCTTTCATTCGCAACAATGATGGGATTCGGTGAAATCTATATGTTCGGCGTAGACAATGGTTATCCGGTAGATGGCTCAACGCATTCATCCCATAGCGTCTATCGCGATCCGGCTTTTAAACAAAAACTGGTCGCAGAAACCAATGCACCTTTCGAGTTGGAAGGGAACCTGGGAGGGCACGTAAAAGCAACGAGTTTGCTGGTTCAGTCGAAGCAACAGCTTGAATATCTGGTCAAAACTTCTCCGCACACACAATTTTATAATGTCGGTCATGGCGCAAAGATTACGGGTGCTGAACCACTGCAAGCCGACGATATTCTCTGTATACCGCTTAAACACAATAAGCAGTCAATTATCGAAGAAATAAAAAGCAGCTTCTTCCGTCCGTTTGACATAGAGAAGCCGGAAGAATCAGTCGGTATTGCTGAATTTGTATCATTATGCGACTACCTATTGGAGATTGGGCAGCGCCCTTACGCAACGCGTAAGGAAGCTTCGGATTTACTGCGAGCTCAAGCCAGAGTCGTGTTTGCGTATCGCGGCAGACGGTATGGTCATCTGTTTCACGTTATCAAAGGTACGCTTTTGTATTTTCATGGCCCGATGATAAGCCTGCTTTATCTATACGCGGATGAAGAAAAAACACTGAACTGGTTTGCCCAGGCGCTGGAAGTATGGGCAGCGTGTATCGAGGCGATGAAGAATGATTACCGGCATGCGTGGAGTCGGCGATGTGACCACTCTTTTGAGCAGCATAATAAAATCCGGGGATTAAACGAATCATCATGA
- a CDS encoding nucleotidyltransferase family protein, with the protein MSYHWQKTLISSSGTIKEAIEIINSESLGIALVVSEGNRLMGTITDGDIRRGLLREVSIGDCVQQVMNAAPVTAPYNTSNDRLLELMKGKRLSSVPLVDDEYNVVGLKTLHEAIRKRKYDNPVFIMSGGFGTRLKPLTDSCPKPMLKIGDKPILEIIMRRFIKLGFYNFYISTHYMAEKITNHFGDGEELGVNITYVHEEEPLGTGGALGLLPKTISNSPLIMINGDVLTNVDFKVLMDFHQDNGAFATMCVKEYNYQVPFGVIENEGNKIVGMTEKPVHHFFVNAGIYVVSPEIIDSVPKDTKIDMPSLLEQCLKKENNILMFPIHEYWMDVGRMDDFNRAQADIKYLDLE; encoded by the coding sequence ATGTCTTATCACTGGCAAAAAACGCTGATTTCTTCTTCAGGCACGATAAAAGAAGCTATTGAGATCATAAACAGCGAGTCTTTAGGTATTGCGTTGGTGGTTAGTGAGGGCAATCGCCTCATGGGCACGATCACTGACGGTGATATCAGAAGAGGTCTTCTGCGGGAAGTATCCATAGGCGACTGCGTCCAACAGGTGATGAATGCAGCGCCAGTGACAGCACCCTACAATACGTCAAACGACAGATTATTAGAGCTTATGAAGGGAAAACGCCTGTCGTCGGTGCCGCTTGTCGATGATGAGTATAATGTTGTTGGTCTTAAAACGCTTCATGAAGCAATCCGCAAGAGAAAGTATGACAATCCTGTTTTCATCATGTCTGGTGGGTTCGGAACGCGGTTAAAGCCGCTTACCGATAGTTGCCCGAAGCCAATGCTCAAAATTGGCGATAAGCCAATTCTTGAGATCATAATGCGGCGCTTTATAAAACTTGGCTTTTACAATTTTTATATCTCTACACATTACATGGCCGAAAAAATAACGAACCACTTTGGCGATGGTGAAGAGCTGGGCGTGAATATCACCTACGTTCACGAAGAGGAGCCATTGGGGACCGGTGGGGCATTGGGTTTGTTGCCCAAAACCATATCGAATAGTCCGTTAATCATGATTAACGGTGATGTATTAACCAATGTAGATTTCAAGGTTCTGATGGATTTTCATCAGGATAATGGCGCCTTCGCCACCATGTGTGTGAAGGAATACAATTATCAGGTGCCTTTTGGTGTAATTGAGAACGAAGGCAATAAGATTGTCGGTATGACAGAAAAACCGGTTCATCACTTTTTTGTGAATGCCGGCATTTATGTAGTCTCACCTGAGATAATAGATTCCGTGCCCAAAGATACCAAAATAGATATGCCGTCATTGCTAGAGCAGTGTCTGAAGAAAGAAAACAATATTTTGATGTTTCCTATCCATGAGTACTGGATGGATGTGGGAAGAATGGATGACTTTAATCGTGCCCAGGCAGACATTAAGTATCTGGATTTAGAGTAA
- a CDS encoding flagellar protein FlaG: MAVNDSTDIKSYPLMTGDNSFSARASLDKITAVKESQLRPEKASPVNITVSEFSNDVSKKPISEEPDKQLILERLSTINEQFPLKATSLIFEFDDANDPPIIKVVDKESGDIIRELPPKELREIAKALSDIADSLKEQAHNLHGEQETHASGIFINERL; encoded by the coding sequence ATGGCGGTAAACGATTCAACAGACATTAAAAGTTATCCCCTAATGACGGGCGATAACTCTTTTTCTGCCAGAGCAAGCCTTGATAAAATCACTGCAGTAAAAGAATCCCAATTGCGGCCGGAAAAGGCATCACCCGTTAACATAACGGTTTCTGAATTCTCTAATGATGTTTCTAAGAAGCCAATAAGTGAAGAACCGGATAAACAGCTTATTCTTGAGCGGCTGTCTACTATCAATGAGCAGTTTCCTTTAAAAGCGACCAGTTTAATTTTCGAATTTGATGATGCCAACGATCCACCTATTATCAAGGTTGTTGATAAAGAAAGTGGCGACATCATAAGAGAGCTTCCGCCGAAGGAATTAAGAGAGATAGCTAAAGCTTTAAGCGATATTGCCGATAGTCTTAAAGAGCAGGCACATAATCTGCATGGAGAGCAGGAAACACATGCGTCAGGCATTTTCATCAACGAGCGTTTGTAA
- a CDS encoding UDP-N-acetylglucosamine 4,6-dehydratase, whose amino-acid sequence MTDVLQLIGRQNEIFSDDIYARENALNTIVSKSRFLVLGGAGTIGQAVTKEIFKRQPKKLYVVDISENNLAELVRDIRSSFGYIDGDFQTYALDIGSVAYDAFIKSAGEFDYVLNLSALKHVRSEKDPFTLMRMIDVNIFNTLKTLQQSVQSGVKKYFCVSTDKAANPVNMMGASKRIMEMYLMRESQSVAISTARFANVAFSDGSLLHSFNQRLQKNQPIVAPNDIKRYFLTPKESGELCLMSCIFGDNRDIFFPKLSESLHLITFAEIAEKYVRLQGYAPYHCESEQEARSLMATLPAKGQWPCLFTSSDTTGEKDFEEFFTADENVNMDSFKSIGVIQNALDVSEERLHYFSDAIDALKRAGYWEKAQLVELFSEMLNNFNHLETGKYLDSKM is encoded by the coding sequence ATGACGGATGTTTTACAGCTAATCGGTCGACAGAACGAAATATTTAGCGACGATATCTATGCACGAGAGAACGCGCTTAACACCATTGTCAGCAAGTCTCGCTTTTTAGTTTTAGGCGGAGCAGGCACAATTGGCCAGGCGGTCACTAAAGAGATTTTTAAACGGCAGCCAAAGAAACTGTATGTTGTCGACATAAGCGAAAATAACCTGGCAGAACTGGTCCGTGATATCAGAAGCAGCTTTGGCTATATAGACGGTGATTTTCAAACCTACGCGCTTGATATCGGTTCTGTCGCCTATGATGCTTTTATCAAAAGCGCAGGAGAGTTTGATTACGTACTTAACCTGTCAGCGCTGAAGCATGTCAGAAGTGAAAAAGATCCATTCACTTTAATGCGTATGATTGATGTAAACATTTTCAATACATTGAAAACGCTTCAGCAATCCGTCCAAAGCGGTGTAAAAAAATATTTTTGCGTGTCCACAGACAAAGCGGCGAACCCGGTGAATATGATGGGCGCGTCGAAGCGCATTATGGAAATGTACCTGATGCGTGAAAGTCAGTCTGTTGCTATTTCCACGGCCAGATTTGCCAATGTGGCATTTTCGGACGGCTCTTTACTGCACAGCTTCAATCAGCGGCTACAAAAAAATCAGCCTATCGTGGCGCCGAACGACATTAAACGCTATTTCCTGACACCCAAAGAGTCAGGCGAACTTTGCCTTATGTCCTGTATCTTTGGTGATAACAGAGATATCTTTTTTCCAAAGCTTTCTGAGTCGTTGCATTTGATTACCTTTGCTGAGATCGCAGAGAAATATGTAAGGTTACAGGGGTACGCTCCTTACCATTGTGAGTCCGAGCAGGAAGCACGATCACTCATGGCGACACTACCTGCAAAGGGCCAATGGCCTTGTTTGTTCACAAGCAGCGATACGACCGGCGAAAAAGATTTTGAAGAATTCTTCACCGCTGATGAAAACGTAAATATGGATAGCTTCAAAAGTATAGGCGTTATTCAAAATGCACTAGACGTCAGTGAGGAGCGGCTTCACTACTTTTCCGACGCTATCGACGCACTGAAGCGTGCAGGCTATTGGGAAAAAGCTCAGCTTGTTGAGCTGTTCAGCGAAATGCTGAACAACTTCAATCATTTGGAAACCGGTAAATACCTGGACAGCAAGATGTAA